The following are encoded in a window of Penicillium oxalicum strain HP7-1 chromosome II, whole genome shotgun sequence genomic DNA:
- a CDS encoding 8-hydroxygeraniol dehydrogenase: MAKPASEPPAKTFKGWVAHDATNPLVYTDFTPKPFTETDIEIRITHCGICGSDVHTLRSGWGPTDYPCVVGHEIVGIVERIGDKVPHLSSSAASASIRVGDRVGIGAQSGSCLRPDCEACADGQESYCTRMTGTYNGRYPDKSKSYGGYAARWRGPAHFAVKIPDALPSAEAAPLLCGGVTVFAPLRKWGAGPGKTVGVIGVGGLGHLGIQFAKALGADRVVAISRSSSKKADSIEGLGADAFIATGEEKGWAKTHARSIDILLSTVSGPGMPLGQYLRLLKRDGVFVQVGAPEEALPPLMAFSLIQKSVKITGSNIGSPEDIRQMLALAAEKRVLPWIQKRPMEDVNAALADMHDGKARYRYVLENGEVQAKL; this comes from the exons ATGGCCAAGCCTGCTAGTGAGCCGCCAGCAAAGACATTCAAGGGTTGGGTCGCCCACGACGCGACCAATCCCTTGGTTTACACGGATTTCACGCCGAAGCCGTTCACTGAGACGGATATTGAAATCCGCATTACCCACTGCGGTATCTGTGGCTCTGATGTGCACACTTTGCGATCGGGCTGGGGTCCCACCGATTATCCCTGT GTTGTCGGTCATGAAATCGTCGGCATTGTAGAGCGCATAGGCGACAAAGTCCCCCATCTGTCCAGTTCTGCAGCATCGGCCTCCATCCGAGTAGGCGACCGAGTCGGTATTGGCGCCCAGAGCGGCTCCTGTCTTCGGCCAGACTGCGAAGCTTGTGCCGACGGTCAAGAGAGCTATTGCACACGCATGACGGGTACTTATAACGGGCGGTACCCGGACAAGAGCAAGTCGTACGGTGGCTACGCCGCGCGGTGGCGCGGACCAGCGCACTTTGCCGTCAAAATCCCTGACGCGCTTCCCAGCGCCGAGGCTGCGCCTCTGCTCTGCGGAGGCGTCACTGTCTTCGCGCCCCTGCGCAAATGGGGTGCCGGGCCGGGCAAAACCGTCGGTGTCATTGGTGTTGGGGGACTCGGACACTTGGGAATTCAGTTCGCGAAGGCGCTTGGTGCGGACCGAGTCGTTGCCATTTCACGATCGTCAAGCAAAAAGGCAGATTCGATTGAGGGACTTGGAGCGGATGCGTTTATCGCGacgggggaggagaaagggtgGGCCAAGACGCACGCGCGAAGTATCGATATTCTCTTATCTACTGTGTCTGGGCCGGGAATGCCCTTGGGTCAGTACTTGCGACTGTTGAAGCGTGATGGCGTGTTTGTGCAGGTTGGAGCTCCGGAAGAGGCATTGCCGCCTTTGATGGCCTTCTCGTTGATTCAGAAAAGTGTCAAGATTACCGGGTCGAATATTGGGTCGCCCGAGGACATTCGACAGATGCTTGCGCTGGCAGCGGAGAAGCGGGTGTTGCCGTGGATTCAGAAGAGACCGATGGAGGATGTCAATGCGGCCTTGGCAGATATGCATGATGGCAAGGCGAGGTATCGCTATGTACTGGAGAATGGCGAGGTGCAGGCCAAGCTGTAA